Genomic segment of Edaphobacter bradus:
ACAAGCGAGCCTCGGAGAAGCACTACCTTCTGATCGGCCGCTGGTGCACCATTCTTGGCGTGATCGCGAGTATCGGCACAGCCTACTTGGTAACTCATTTCAAGAGCATCATGGACTACATGCAGGCTCTTGTGAGTTTCTTCATTGCCCCGCTCTTCGGAACCGTGATCATTGGCATGCTATGGAAGCGCGCTACAGCGAAGGGAGGCTTCTGGGGATTGCTTGCGGGCACGCTCGCTTCCGTGGGAATGTATACAGCAGTCGTGCTTCATCCTGATCTTCTGCGTTATATTGCCCTCTCTCCCGATGCAAAACCAATGGCCGAGAACCTATATCGTGCCCTGTGGTCCTGGCTCATTTGTGTGTTTGTAACTGTTGTCGTAAGTCTTCTCACGGCTCCGAAAACAGCTGCGGAGCTGAAGAACTTGGTCTACGGATATACCGCAATGCCTAGCGACCGCGACATGCCACTTTTCAAGCGCCCCATCTTCTGGGGTTGCGGCGTTGCGGTCATGTTCTTCGTAATCCAATATATCTTCTGGTGATTTGAAAATGGAGCATAAGTATGAAGGATGAGGTAAGAGACATTCCCGTGCGTCACCGGCATCATGAGATGCTGCCGGTTTGGTTTTTCATTGGCGTGCTTTTGCTGGTTTATGGCGTGATCATCTTATTTGTCAGTCTGCGAGAGTATTCACATCCAATCCCTGTTGTCATGGCGGCGTATCATGCTGGTGTTTGGGGTGGCGTTGTGCTCTCTGCCCTTGGCAGCTTTTACACGATCAGATTTAGGCGTCGCGCACGGAAGATGTAAGGGCCTTCACCTTTCGGTGCTAACTTAGCTGCGCGCTGGCGTCATCTTTCCCATCGACGCCATCGAGAACTTCTCGTTCGTCACCACAGGCGAGACCGCGCTAGGGCGCAATCCTGGCGCCACCGCAAACCTCATCATCAAGTCCGGCACCAATCAGCTTCACGGCACAGCATATTACTTCAACCACAACGAATTCTTTGAGCGACAGAACGCCTTTTCAATCACCAAGCCCGCGTCGAGAAATCAGCACTACGGTTTCTCAGTTGGTGGACCAATTCTCATCCTGCACCCGGAACCTATTCCCCAATACTCCGTGGGCTGAACTACAACCCCGGTTACAGCGCCTTTGAATCTCTCTGTCATCAAGACCACAGCGATCACAGAGAGGGTGAAGATTCATATTCGACGGAAAAGGCCGTTTTCCTGGAGCGAGCTGTAGAGGAGTGCTGTTTGGGGTTTGGGGTGTGAAGTGCGTGTACCTCCCGAGCCGATTACCAGCAAACCGGAATTCGCCTTAACTGTTGCTTCCAGGCCAAGGTACTTCATCCAATTTGTAAACACAAGTCGGCTGCCCGGTACTTATTCGAACGACCGGCTAATCGAAACTGATCGGCGTCCAGCGCACGCCGGTTGATCCAGGCCGAGCTTTGCCTCGACCTAAGGGATCACTGGTTGATCATCGCGTTTGCGGATGTGCCAGCTTCCTTCTCGATTCCGTCGCCTCGATTCGCAATGCCCGGCAAGGTCACTGGCAGCTTTCCCTGAATTGGAATCTCGCCGAAGAGAGCCTTGGCCGCGGACCTCTCGGAAGTGGGTACCCAGCTGTAGGTGCAGAGATAGCTGCGGATGGATGGAAAGTTGAGGATGGAGTAAGGACTGCCGAGCGCGAGCACAACCGTTTTGTCTCCGGCGGTATCCAGAATATTTTTGAGAATCCCGGCGGAGCCCTGCGCCGCGAGGCCGCTCGCGCTGGTGGCGGCAACTTCTGCCGGGCCGGGCTGCGACACGCTGTAGACTGCAGCGATGACATGCTGTGCCCTCGACGCCAGCGCCGCTATTCCCTCAGCTTCAACCGCAGCCGAGCGGCGATCGACATAGATGACCGTCGCTCCCTGGATTCGCGAGCGAATCTCACGCTCGAGCACGCGGCCATCATCACCGTGCGCATCGCTCACAAAGATCACGACCAGGATAGGCTTAGGTTCACCGCGGTGCAAAGGAAGCATGTGATTGTCGTCGCGGACTAGCGTCACCGCGTGATCGGCGACCTCCTGGGCCAGCGCGTAACTGGATGGCTTGCCCACACTGTACTGAACCTTGTTCAGGTCTACGAGGTGTTGGCCCCGAGCGTCGAGGCCTGCTCTGGCCTTCACCAGCAGAAGGCGGCGCACGCTGGCATCGATCTGTGCGCGCAAAATCTCTCCGGACTTTACTGCCTGCAGCAGGCCGTTGAAGGTTCCATCCAGATCGGAGGGTAGCTCGAGCAGGTCCTGCCCTGCCTTCACAGTATCGACTGCGGCGCGACCTGCAGCATTGCCGCCGCCCTCAGGATAAAGCTTGGTAAGACCCTTCATCTCCATTGCATCGGAGACGATGACGCCTTTGAATCCGAGCTGCTCGCGCAGCAGGCCGCTGACAACTTGCCGCGAGGTGGTAGCGATCTTCGTGGGGTCAGGCTCAAGCGCGGGGAATGCAACGTGCGCAATCATTACGGAGTCTGAGCCGGCCTGGATGCCGGCTTTGAAGGGCGGAAGCTCTACCGTATTGAGGCGCTCGAGGGGAGCGTTCACACGGGCTAGATTGAGGTGTGAGTCGGTGTCCGTGTCGCCATGGCCGGGGAAGTGTTTGAGCGCGGTGAGCATGCCCCCTTCGTGCGAGCCGCGGATGTAGGCCGTCACCATGGAGGAGACCTCTTGAGGATCCTCGCCGAAGGAGCGCGTGTTGATGATCGGGTTCTCAGGGTTAATCTGCACGTCCGCGATGGGATAGAAGTTCCAGTCGATACCGAGGGCCCGAGACTCCTCCGCGACGATCTTCGCGTACTGCTCGACATAGGCGGGGTTGTGCGTGGCGCCAAAGGCCATCGGTTGAGGGAAGGCTTCGAAGGAGGTGAGCCGCATGGACGGGCCGCGCTCAAAGTCAACCGAGAAGATGAGAGGAACCTTCGAATGCGACTCCTGCTGAAGCAGGTTGGTTGTCATCGCCGCTTCGTAGGGTTCTGTGCGGAGAAGCAAAGGACCGTCGGTGTTGACCGAGAGATGTACGGCCCCGAGGTGATACTTGCGGATGTCGCTGATGAGTTGCTGGAAGGCGGGATCCTGGCTGTTGTAATAGCCCATGATGCCGCGCACCTCGATCATCTGACCAATCTTCTCTTCGAGCGTCAGGTGCTTGAGCGTTCGATCGGCCCAGCGCTCCTGAGCATGAGTCGTAGCGCCGATGGGCTGTGACTGTGAGGAGTGTGTCTTTCCTGATTGAGCTATTGCAGACGAGATGCCCACGAGGAACAACGCGAATGCTGTCGTACCACATTTAATAGAGAACATGAGACTGACTCTAGCTGAGCGCGGCACCCTCGGCCAAACCGAAATCGGTAAGGGAGACTCGGCTTCGACAACGAAACATCTTGCATCGGGAGAATGCTGCCGCGCGGCGACTTTTCCGGGATTTTCGGAAAGCGTCGGACACTAACTGCCAAGAGACGCCGCCTCGGTTGCTGAACTGTGTGACGGGCTATAATCTTGGCGCATGGCTCCGGTGCAGGACGGCTTCGGAAAGGTTCGACAAGCGCCAGCTACGGATTTCCTCAATGGCGGCGGCGAAATGGGTGAGCGAATTCGCCTTTACGATTGGGCCGCCACAAAGCTTGGAAGGATGTCCGACTGGCCGATGCCATTGAGGCTTTCCGCAGGTCTCTGCGTTAAGTCGCAGTTTCCAGTCATCCTTCATTGGGGGTGGCCGGATCCTGTAATTCTGTACAACGATGCCTTTATTCCCTTTTTGGGTGAGAAGCACCCTGCGGCCCCAGGTACGTGGTTATCCGAATCGTGGCCGCAACCGCATCCTGCGGTCGAAGTAATGTTGGAAGGCGTGTTCACTGAGGGCAAGTCCGCGCTGGCAGAGGATCTGCTCCACACTTTCAACCGTGCCGGCTTTCTCGAAGAGAGATATTACACGCTATCTTTCAACCCGATCGTACTTGATTCTGGAGAGACTGGCGGCTGCTTCACTTTCGTTCACGATACAACCGACCGCGTGATTGGCGAACGACGTCTCCGGAATCTTCGAGATCTTGCGGCGCGCTCGATGGAAGCTAAAGAGATCGACGAGGCGTGTAAGATCGCCGCCGAGGTGATTCGTGACAACCGTTACGACTGGCCTTTCGCGTTGTTTTATGTTCCGGATGAAGATCTCAAGCGCGCCCGGCTAGTTGCGAATATCGGTCTGGAACCCGGCCAAATAACGAGCCCGTCGGAAGTCGAGTTGGCAGAGGACGCATCCGGGTCCTGGCCAATCGCTCGAGCATTCCAAACAAACTCGGTCCAACAAATGGACAAACTTGAGCAGAAATTAGGGCCTCTCCCGGGGGGCTGTTGGGATGACTCTCCGCAAAGCGCTCTGGTGCTACCGATTACTCTGGTCGGCCAGAATGTGCCAACTGCTTTACTTATTGCGG
This window contains:
- a CDS encoding glycoside hydrolase family 3 protein, whose product is MFSIKCGTTAFALFLVGISSAIAQSGKTHSSQSQPIGATTHAQERWADRTLKHLTLEEKIGQMIEVRGIMGYYNSQDPAFQQLISDIRKYHLGAVHLSVNTDGPLLLRTEPYEAAMTTNLLQQESHSKVPLIFSVDFERGPSMRLTSFEAFPQPMAFGATHNPAYVEQYAKIVAEESRALGIDWNFYPIADVQINPENPIINTRSFGEDPQEVSSMVTAYIRGSHEGGMLTALKHFPGHGDTDTDSHLNLARVNAPLERLNTVELPPFKAGIQAGSDSVMIAHVAFPALEPDPTKIATTSRQVVSGLLREQLGFKGVIVSDAMEMKGLTKLYPEGGGNAAGRAAVDTVKAGQDLLELPSDLDGTFNGLLQAVKSGEILRAQIDASVRRLLLVKARAGLDARGQHLVDLNKVQYSVGKPSSYALAQEVADHAVTLVRDDNHMLPLHRGEPKPILVVIFVSDAHGDDGRVLEREIRSRIQGATVIYVDRRSAAVEAEGIAALASRAQHVIAAVYSVSQPGPAEVAATSASGLAAQGSAGILKNILDTAGDKTVVLALGSPYSILNFPSIRSYLCTYSWVPTSERSAAKALFGEIPIQGKLPVTLPGIANRGDGIEKEAGTSANAMINQ